A window of Perognathus longimembris pacificus isolate PPM17 chromosome 6, ASM2315922v1, whole genome shotgun sequence contains these coding sequences:
- the Dido1 gene encoding death-inducer obliterator 1 — protein MDDKGDPSSEDAPKAIKPTSKEFRKTWGFRRTTIAKREGAGDAEVDSAEPQPQQHSLSLRRSGRQPKRTERVEEFLTTVRRRGRKSVPVSLEDSGEPASCPVTDGETASEGSVESSSEIRGGPVPSSSGVKERPVSSGKVKGGDDEEDTSDSDSDGLTLKELQNRLRRKRAEEPVERPLKGIQNRLRKKRWEENPPETVDEACSAGEDTPPCKQEPEAGQGAGSQATTESDRENLSEGTETHGTEDEGPGDTGKPKPECEVYDPNALYCICRQPHNNRFMICCDRCEEWFHGDCVGISEARGRLLERNGEDYICPNCTILQVQDETNSEATDEQELRCRLEGSDGTECTSIGTVEQKSSEDQGIKGRIEKAANPSGKKKLKIFQPVVEAPDAARCIGPGCSSVAQPDSVYCSDSCILKHAAATMKSLSSGKEQKPKPKEKVKMKPEKPSLPKCSVQVGIKISSVHKRPAPDKKENPAKRVMVAPPGSEASGKEAACESSTPSWASDHNYNAVKPEKPAAPASTLLCKSTKDNRRMEDRTVVASKKMTPPGSLVGRQPSPRSLAPKKPSPFANVPAAKATKKPPAGFKGTIPKRPWIPAAPSGAVARQAGAMSTAPKKSPGSVAATGALRKPMAANAAAAAPAPGRLGASGPAPAQPNSQIRQNIRRSLKEILWKRVNDSDDLVMTENEVGKVALHIEKEMFNLFQVTDNRYKSKYRSIMFNLKDPKNQGLFHRVLREEISLAKLVRMKPEELVSKELSMWKERPAKPVAESRAKLHPESKKTTVKSETVPDMEDSPPVSDSEEQQESVRAAPEKNTVPLLDVFSSMLKDTTSQHRAHLFDLNCKICTGQVPSSEDEPAPKKQKLSTSMKKDDLKSKYDSSPSDPVPGSADEGITETLPENTPEPDLESTSRPLPERKYFPGLPGESHAEPSPLESLTPSSASCGAGVVTTVTMSGRDPRTALSGLGTVTTSTAAPLDSTHTAEAKPDVLKPALTPVVVPKSILAKPSPSSDPRYLSASPSPNVSASESRSPPEGDTTLFLSRLGTIWKGFINMQSVAKFVTKAYPVSGCFDYLSEDLPDTIHVGGRIAPKTVWDYVGKLKSSVSKELCLIRFHPATEEEEVAYISLYSYFSSRGRFGVVANNSRHVKDLYLIPLSAKDPVPSKLLPFEGPGKHPFPGDH, from the exons ATGGATGATAAAGGGGACCCAAGCAGTGAAGATGCGCCGAAGGCTATCAAACCCACAAGTAAAGAGTTCAGGAAAACATGGGGGTTTCGGAGAACCACGATTGCTAAGCGTGAGGGTGCGGGAGATGCGGAGGTGGACTCCGCCGAGCCGCAGCCGCAGcagcacagcctctccctgcgcCGCAGTGGAAGGCAGCCAAAGCGCACGGAGAGGGTGGAAGAGTTCCTAACCACAGTGCGTCGACGTGGAAGGAAAAGTGTGCCTGTCTCCCTTGAGGACTCCGGTGAGCCTGCATCCTGTCCGGTCACGGACGGGGAAACGGCCTCAGAAGGGAGCGTTGAGAGTAGCTCAGAGATAAGAGGTGGCCCTGTTCCCAGCTCCTCGGGGGTGAAGGAACGCCCTGTCTCTTCTGGAAAGGTCAAAGGAGGTGATGATGAGGAAGATACCTCTGATAGTGACAGCGATGGCCTTACTCTGAAGGAGCTTCAGAATCGCCTTCGAAGGAAACGAGCAGAGGAGCCAGTAGAGAGGCCCCTGAAGGGCATTCAGAATCGCCTGCGGAAGAAGCGCTGGGAGGAGAATCCCCCTGAAACTGTGGACGAGGCATGCAGCGCTGGCGAGGACACCCCACCCTGCAAGCAGGAGCCCGAGGCTGGCCAGGGGGCAGGGTCCCAGGCAACAACAGAAAGTGACAGGGAGAACCTGTCGGAGGGGACAGAAACTCATGGAACAGAAGATGAAGGCCCTGGCGACACAGGAAAACCCAAGCCCGAGTGTGAGGTTTATGACCCCAATGCTCTGTATTGCATCTGCCGCCAGCCTCACAACAACAG ATTTATGATCTGCTGTGATCGGTGTGAGGAGTGGTTCCACGGAGACTGCGTGGGCATTTCTGAGGCCCGGGGACGGCTCTTGGAAAGAAATGGGGAAGATTACATCTGCCCAAACTGCACTATTCTGCAAGTTCAGGATGAGACCAACTCAGAAGCCACAGATGAGCAGGAACTTAGATGTAGACTCGAAGGCAGTGACGGCACAGAGTGCACAAGTATAGGGACAGTGGAACAGAAGTCTAGTGAGGACCAGGGGATAAAAGGTAGAATCGAGAAAGCTGCAAATCCCAGCGGCAAGAAAAAACTCAAGATATTCCAGCCT GTTGTGGAGGCTCCGGATGCTGCCAGGTGCATCGGCCCTGGGTGCTCCAGTGTAGCACAGCCTGACTCCGTGTACTGCAGTGATAGTTGCATTCTCAAACATGCAGCAGCTACTATGAAATCTTTAAGCTCAGGTAAAGAACAGAAACCTAAACCTAAAGAAAAAGTCAAGATGAAGCCAGAAAAACCGAGTCTTCCCAAGTGCAGTGTTCAG GTAGGGATTAAAATCTCTTCTGTGCACAAGAGACCAGctccagacaaaaaagaaaacccagcaaAGAGGGTGATGGTGGCCCCTCCTGGAAGTGAAGCCTCAGGGAAGGAGGCAGCCTGTGAAAGCAGCACGCCATCCTGGGCGAGTGACCACAACTATAATGCAGTGAAGCCGGAGAAGCCTGCAGCCCCAGCCTCCACGTTGTTGTGTAAAT CCACGAAGGATAATAGGAGGATGGAGGACAGGACAGTAGTGGCGTCAAAGAAAATGACTCCTCCAGGATCCTTGGTGGGCAGACAACCTTCACCTAGGAGTCTGGCTCCAAAGAAGCCTTCTCCCTTTGCGAATGTGCCAGCAGCCAAGGCCACTAAAAAGCCCCCTGCAGGCTTCAAGGGCACCATCCCCAAGAGGCCGTGGATCCCAGCTGCTCCTTCGGGTGCTGTTGCCAGGCAGGCAGGAGCAATGTCTACCGCTCCCAAAAAGTCACCTGGCTCTGTCGCTGCGACAGGAGCACTCAGGAAGCCAATGGCCGCAAAtgctgctgcagctgctccaGCCCCGGGCCGCCTCGGGGCTTCCGGCCCTGCCCCAGCACAGCCAAATTCACAAATACGCCAGAATATAAGACGCTCCTTGAAAGAGATCTTGTGGAAAAG AGTCAATGACAGCGATGACTTGGTCATGACAGAAAACGAAGTAGGAAAAGTCGCCCTCCACATTGAAAAGGAAATGTTTAACTTGTTCCAAGTTACAGATAATCGCTATAAGAGTAAATATCGCAGCATCATGTTCAACCTCAAGGATCCCAAGAATCAG GGACTTTTCCATCGAGTTCTGCGAGAGGAGATCTCTTTGGCAAAACTAGTGAGGATGAAGCCAGAAGAGCTTGTGTCTAAAGAGCTTTCTATGTGGAAAGAGAGGCCAGCAAAACCT GTGGCAGAGTCCAGGGCTAAGTTGCATCCTGAAAGCAAGAAGACCACTGTTAAGTCAGAAACTGTTCCTGACATGGAAGACTCCCCACCAGTGTCAGACTCAGAA GAACAGCAGGAATCAGTACGAGCTGCCCCTGAAAAGAACACAGTACCTCTTCTCGATGTCTTCAGCAGCATGTTGAAGGATACAACAAGTCAGCATCGGGCCCATCTTTTTGATCTAAACTGTAAAATTTGTACAG GTCAGGTTCCATCATCAGAAGATGAACCAgctcctaaaaaacaaaaactgtccaCTTCTATGAAGAAAGATGACTTGAAGTCCAAGTATGACAGCTCTCCCTCGGATCCAGTTCCTGGCTCGGCTGATGAAGGGATCACAGAAACTTTGCCTGAAAATACTCCTGAGCCAGACCTGGAAAGCACATCTCGTCCACTCCCGGAGAGAAAGTATTTCCCTGGACTTCCAGGAGAGAGTCATGCTGAGCCTTCCCCACTGGAAAGCCTCactccctcctcagcctcctgtggggCTGGTGTGGTCACCACAGTTACCATGTCCGGCCGAGACCCCAGGACTGCTCTgagtgggctgggcactgtcacCACCTCCACTGCAGCCCCCCTAGACAGCACCCACACAGCAGAAGCCAAGCCTGATGTGCTAAAGCCTGCTCTGACCCCTGTGGTGGTCCCTAAGTCCATACTGGCCAAGCCATCCCCATCCTCTGACCCGAGATACCTGTCAGCTTCACCATCACCAAATGTCAG TGCCTCAGAATCACGGTCACCCCCAGAAGGAGACACGACTCTCTTCTTGTCTCGCCTCGGCACTATTTGGAAAGGATTTATTAACATGCAGAGTGTAGCAAAATTCGTCACTAAAGCGTATCCTGTCTCTGGGTGTTTTGATTATCTCAGTGAG GACTTGCCCGACACGATCCACGTTGGTGGAAGGATTGCGCCGAAGACGGTTTGGGATTATGTCGGCAAGCTCAAGTCTTCCGTGTCTAAG GAGCTCTGTCTGATCCGCTTTCACCCTgcaacagaggaggaggaggtcgcCTACATTTCTCTCTACTCCTACTTTAGCAGCCGTGGCCGCTTTGGGGTTGTAGCTAATAACAGCAGGCATGTCAAGGACCTCTACTTGATTCCACTGAGTGCTAAAGACCCTGTGCCGTCTAAACTCTTGCCCTTTGAGGGACCAGGTAAGCACCCATTTCCTGGGGATCATTAG